One window of Streptomyces sp. NBC_00273 genomic DNA carries:
- a CDS encoding L,D-transpeptidase, whose product MKHSPRLWTVLSCSLLVASLGAGATACGSGDKNPLSARPYDAGDQVAFNQRADSRPVDPDRPLEITAKSGGGRITDVLAVDTHGRRLAGELSAKGDRWHSTTPMASGVRYTVTVSTEDERGAPGQRTLTFDTTPSKGILKVEFGPDAGKYGVGQPITAELSEPVKDKAARAIVERGLVVDAPPGVEGAWHWVDDKNLHYRPKDYWPANSAVSVRSNLEGVRITDELHGAVAKPLKLEIGDRVEVTTDASSHYLTFKRNGEVINTIPVTTGKPGFSTRNGIKVVLGKQYFVQMRGDTVGIGGSEYYNLPVYYATRVTWSGEYVHAAPWSVGSQGYENVSHGCTGMSTGNAAWFYENITEGDVVQVINSIGDDMDVFGNGFGDWNMDWKDWRQGSALLKGTQEGRSPVDQARLRPSV is encoded by the coding sequence ATGAAGCACTCACCGCGTCTTTGGACGGTACTCAGCTGCTCCCTGCTGGTCGCGTCCCTCGGGGCCGGCGCCACCGCATGCGGGTCCGGCGACAAGAACCCGCTGTCAGCCCGCCCGTACGACGCGGGCGATCAGGTCGCCTTCAACCAGCGCGCCGACAGCCGCCCCGTGGACCCCGACCGGCCCCTCGAAATCACCGCCAAGAGCGGCGGCGGCCGGATCACCGACGTGCTGGCCGTGGACACCCACGGCCGCCGCCTGGCGGGCGAACTGAGCGCCAAGGGGGACCGCTGGCACAGCACGACCCCGATGGCCTCAGGCGTCCGCTACACGGTCACCGTGAGCACCGAGGACGAGCGGGGCGCCCCCGGGCAGCGCACGCTCACCTTCGACACCACCCCGTCCAAGGGGATCCTGAAGGTCGAGTTCGGCCCGGACGCGGGCAAGTACGGCGTCGGGCAGCCCATCACCGCCGAACTCAGCGAGCCGGTCAAGGACAAGGCCGCCCGCGCCATCGTGGAACGGGGCCTCGTCGTCGACGCCCCGCCCGGCGTCGAGGGCGCCTGGCACTGGGTGGACGACAAGAACCTCCACTACCGGCCCAAGGACTACTGGCCAGCCAACTCCGCCGTCTCCGTACGGAGCAACCTGGAGGGCGTCCGGATCACCGACGAGCTCCACGGGGCCGTCGCCAAGCCGCTGAAGCTGGAGATCGGGGACCGGGTCGAGGTCACCACCGACGCCTCCTCGCACTACCTCACGTTCAAGCGCAACGGAGAAGTGATCAACACCATTCCGGTGACCACCGGAAAGCCCGGCTTCTCCACCCGCAACGGCATCAAGGTGGTGCTGGGCAAGCAGTACTTCGTACAGATGCGCGGCGACACCGTCGGCATCGGCGGCAGCGAGTACTACAACCTGCCCGTCTACTACGCCACCCGCGTCACCTGGAGTGGTGAATACGTCCACGCCGCACCGTGGTCCGTCGGCTCCCAGGGCTACGAGAACGTCAGCCACGGCTGCACGGGCATGAGCACCGGCAACGCCGCCTGGTTCTACGAGAACATCACCGAGGGCGACGTCGTCCAGGTGATCAACAGCATCGGCGACGACATGGACGTCTTCGGCAACGGCTTCGGCGACTGGAACATGGACTGGAAGGACTGGCGCCAGGGCAGCGCCCTGCTCAAGGGCACCCAGGAGGGCCGCAGTCCGGTCGACCAGGCCCGCCTGCGCCCCAGCGTCTAG
- the qcrC gene encoding cytochrome bc1 complex diheme cytochrome c subunit, which yields MKKLSARRRHPLAAVVVLLLALAATGGLYAAFAPAGKAQADETAQSLAIEEGKKLYAVGCASCHGTGGQGSSDGPSLVGVGSAAVDFQVSTGRMPAQQPGAQVPKKPVIYDQAQIDQLAAYIASLGAGPITPTAKQYDPAGADIANGGELFRNNCAQCHNFTGEGGALTNGKYAPNLEDVSPKHIYEAMQTGPQNMPSFPDSTMPEKQKKDIIAYLQNVNGEKSTSPGGLKLGGLGPVSEGLFGWIFALGALIAVAVWVAAHTAKAKKS from the coding sequence GTGAAAAAGCTCTCCGCACGACGACGCCATCCGCTGGCGGCGGTCGTCGTTCTACTCCTCGCGCTGGCGGCCACTGGGGGGCTGTACGCCGCCTTCGCCCCCGCGGGCAAGGCGCAGGCCGATGAAACCGCCCAGTCCCTCGCCATCGAGGAGGGCAAGAAGCTCTACGCCGTGGGTTGCGCAAGCTGCCACGGAACCGGCGGTCAGGGTTCCTCTGACGGCCCGAGCCTGGTCGGCGTCGGCTCCGCGGCCGTCGACTTCCAGGTGAGCACGGGCCGCATGCCCGCCCAGCAGCCCGGCGCCCAGGTGCCGAAGAAGCCCGTCATCTACGACCAGGCGCAGATCGACCAGCTGGCCGCGTACATCGCGTCCCTCGGCGCCGGTCCGATCACGCCGACCGCGAAGCAGTACGACCCGGCGGGCGCCGACATCGCCAACGGTGGTGAGCTCTTCCGCAACAACTGCGCGCAGTGCCACAACTTCACCGGCGAAGGCGGCGCGCTGACGAACGGCAAGTACGCCCCCAACCTTGAGGACGTCTCGCCGAAGCACATCTACGAGGCCATGCAGACCGGCCCGCAGAACATGCCCTCCTTCCCCGACAGCACCATGCCGGAGAAGCAGAAGAAGGACATCATCGCGTACCTCCAGAACGTGAACGGCGAGAAGTCGACCAGCCCCGGCGGCCTGAAGCTCGGTGGCCTCGGCCCCGTCTCCGAGGGTCTGTTCGGCTGGATCTTCGCCCTGGGTGCGCTGATCGCTGTCGCCGTCTGGGTCGCGGCCCACACCGCTAAGGCCAAGAAGTCATGA
- the ctaD gene encoding aa3-type cytochrome oxidase subunit I, protein MSILNESQGAAADSYENELPVRRKQPGNVVVKWLTTTDHKTIGTMYLVTSFVFFIIGGLLALFMRAELARPGTQIMSNEQFNQAFTMHGTIMLLMFATPLFAGFANWIMPLQIGAPDVAFPRLNMFAYWLYLFGSTIAVAGFVTPNGAADFGWFAYSPLSDAVRSPGIGADMWIMGLAFSGFGTILGSVNFITTIICMRAPGMTMFRMPIFTWNVLLTGVLVLLAFPVLAAALFALEADRKFGAHVFDSANGGALLWQHLFWFFGHPEVYIIALPFFGIVSEIIPVFSRKPMFGYIGLIAATIAIAGLSVTVWAHHMYVTGGVLLPFFSFMTFLIAVPTGVKFFNWIGTMWKGSLSFETPMLWTIGFLVTFTFGGLTGVILASPPMDFHVSDSYFVVAHFHYVVFGTVVFAMFAGFHFWWPKFTGKMLDERLGKMTFWTLFVGFHGTFLVQHWLGAEGMPRRYADYLAADGFTALNTISTISSFVLGLSMLPFMYNVWKTAKYGKKIEVDDPWGYGRSLEWATSCPPPRHNFLTLPRIRSESPAFDLHHPEIAALDHLEDHSVAAQAVTGGKEADK, encoded by the coding sequence GTGAGCATCCTCAACGAATCCCAGGGTGCCGCCGCCGACTCGTATGAGAACGAGCTGCCGGTACGGCGCAAGCAGCCGGGCAACGTGGTCGTGAAGTGGCTGACCACGACCGACCACAAGACCATCGGCACGATGTACCTGGTCACGTCGTTCGTGTTCTTCATCATCGGCGGCCTGCTGGCGCTCTTCATGCGTGCCGAGCTGGCCCGTCCGGGCACGCAGATCATGTCGAACGAGCAGTTCAACCAGGCGTTCACCATGCATGGCACGATCATGCTGCTGATGTTCGCCACCCCGCTCTTCGCGGGCTTCGCCAACTGGATCATGCCGCTGCAGATCGGTGCGCCCGACGTGGCGTTCCCGCGGCTGAACATGTTCGCGTACTGGCTGTACCTCTTCGGCTCGACCATCGCGGTGGCCGGCTTCGTCACGCCGAACGGCGCCGCCGACTTCGGTTGGTTCGCCTACTCCCCGCTGTCGGACGCGGTCCGGTCGCCGGGCATCGGCGCCGACATGTGGATCATGGGTCTGGCCTTCTCCGGCTTCGGAACCATCCTCGGCTCGGTCAACTTCATCACCACGATCATCTGCATGCGCGCTCCCGGCATGACGATGTTCCGCATGCCGATCTTCACCTGGAACGTGCTGCTGACCGGTGTTCTGGTCCTGCTCGCCTTCCCGGTGCTGGCCGCCGCGCTCTTCGCGCTGGAGGCCGACCGCAAGTTCGGTGCGCACGTATTCGATTCCGCCAACGGCGGCGCATTGCTATGGCAGCACCTCTTCTGGTTCTTCGGGCACCCAGAGGTGTACATCATCGCGCTGCCATTCTTCGGAATCGTCTCCGAGATCATTCCGGTCTTCAGCCGCAAGCCGATGTTCGGCTACATCGGCCTGATCGCCGCGACGATCGCGATCGCCGGTCTCTCCGTGACCGTGTGGGCCCACCACATGTACGTCACCGGTGGTGTGCTGCTGCCGTTCTTCTCCTTCATGACCTTCCTGATCGCGGTACCGACCGGTGTGAAGTTCTTCAACTGGATCGGCACCATGTGGAAGGGCTCGCTGTCCTTCGAGACCCCGATGCTCTGGACGATCGGCTTCCTGGTCACCTTCACCTTCGGTGGTCTGACCGGCGTCATCCTGGCCTCGCCCCCGATGGACTTCCACGTCTCCGACTCGTACTTCGTCGTCGCGCACTTCCACTACGTCGTCTTCGGCACCGTGGTGTTCGCGATGTTCGCCGGATTCCACTTCTGGTGGCCGAAGTTCACGGGCAAGATGCTGGACGAGCGTCTCGGCAAGATGACGTTCTGGACGCTGTTCGTCGGCTTCCACGGCACCTTCCTGGTGCAGCACTGGCTCGGTGCCGAGGGCATGCCGCGTCGTTACGCGGACTACCTCGCCGCCGACGGTTTCACCGCGCTGAACACGATCTCGACGATCAGCTCGTTCGTGCTCGGCCTGTCGATGCTGCCGTTCATGTACAACGTCTGGAAGACCGCCAAGTACGGCAAGAAGATCGAGGTCGACGACCCGTGGGGTTACGGCCGTTCGCTCGAGTGGGCGACGTCCTGCCCGCCGCCGCGGCACAACTTCCTCACCCTGCCGCGGATCCGTTCCGAGTCCCCGGCGTTCGACCTGCACCACCCTGAGATCGCGGCCCTCGACCACCTCGAGGACCACAGCGTCGCCGCCCAGGCCGTCACCGGCGGCAAGGAGGCCGACAAGTGA
- the ctaC gene encoding aa3-type cytochrome oxidase subunit II yields MSPYGSDRSPRRPMRRKLLQALTAGVVLATATGCSYTWKDFPRLGMPTPVTEEAPRILSLWQGSWAAALVTGILVWGLIIWSVIFHRRSRTKIEVPAQTRYNMPIEALYTVVPLIIVSVLFYFTARDESKLLALTPKPPHTINVIGFQWSWGFNYVENVDGDAATPKAGAVPKELASIPDRFTKDFPAGAEGVYQKGVPGDRNPQTGNPGPTLVLPKGEKVRFILSSNDVIHSFWVVPFLFKQDVIPGHTNVFEVTPSEYGTFMGKCAELCGVDHSRMLFNVKVVSPEEYRAYLKDLAEKGQTGYLPAGIQQTDPARNAEVNKL; encoded by the coding sequence GTGAGTCCCTACGGCTCCGACCGCTCGCCGCGGCGCCCGATGCGGCGGAAGCTGCTGCAGGCGCTGACTGCGGGCGTGGTCCTGGCGACCGCCACTGGTTGCTCGTATACATGGAAAGACTTCCCCCGCCTCGGAATGCCGACTCCGGTAACCGAGGAGGCGCCGCGCATCCTCTCCCTGTGGCAGGGATCCTGGGCGGCCGCGCTGGTCACGGGCATCCTCGTGTGGGGCCTGATCATCTGGAGCGTCATCTTCCACCGGCGCAGCCGGACGAAGATCGAGGTCCCTGCGCAGACCCGGTACAACATGCCCATCGAGGCGCTGTACACCGTGGTCCCGCTCATCATCGTCTCGGTGCTCTTCTACTTCACCGCTCGTGACGAGTCGAAGCTGCTGGCCCTCACCCCGAAGCCGCCGCACACGATCAACGTGATCGGCTTCCAGTGGAGCTGGGGCTTCAACTACGTCGAGAACGTCGACGGCGACGCGGCGACCCCGAAGGCGGGCGCGGTCCCCAAGGAGCTGGCCTCCATCCCGGACCGCTTCACCAAGGACTTCCCGGCGGGCGCCGAGGGCGTCTACCAGAAGGGCGTCCCGGGCGACCGGAACCCCCAGACGGGCAACCCGGGTCCGACCCTGGTCCTCCCCAAGGGCGAGAAGGTCCGTTTCATCCTGTCGTCGAACGACGTGATCCACTCCTTCTGGGTGGTCCCGTTCCTGTTCAAGCAGGACGTCATTCCGGGCCACACCAACGTCTTCGAGGTCACCCCGTCCGAATACGGCACCTTCATGGGCAAGTGCGCCGAGCTCTGCGGCGTTGACCACTCCCGGATGCTCTTCAACGTCAAGGTGGTCTCCCCCGAGGAGTACCGGGCGTACCTGAAGGATCTGGCGGAGAAGGGTCAGACCGGCTACCTCCCGGCCGGCATCCAGCAGACCGACCCGGCCCGGAATGCGGAAGTGAACAAACTGTGA
- the qcrB gene encoding cytochrome bc1 complex cytochrome b subunit produces the protein MSTSVNNERKAPAGERVADWADGRLGIYGLAKANMRKIFPDHWSFMLGEICLYSFIIIILTGVYLTLFFHPSMNEVVYHGSYVPMQGVMMSEAFASTLDISFDVRGGLLIRQIHHWAALIFVAAMVVHMMRVFFTGAFRKPREVNWIFGFLLLVLGMFTGFTGYSLPDDLLSGTGVRFMQGAILSVPVVGTYLSMFLFGGEFPGGDFVARFYSVHILLLPGIMMGLLVAHLILVFYHKHTQFAGPGKTNDNVVGMPLLPVYMAKAGGFFFLVFGVIAAVAAVATINPIWALGPYRPDHVSTGAQPDWYMGMPEGLIRAMPGWEINMWGHTLVLGVFIPLLLFPLVLGAIAVWPFIESWVTGDKREHHILDRPRNVPTRTAFGVAWIAEYIVLLIGGGNDMFAQYFHLSINSITWFVRIGFFVVPVLAFIVTKRICLGLQRRDHDKVLHGRETGIIKRLPHGEFVEVHEPLPAGQLHKLTAHEQYKPYEIGPTVDENGVERKVKATEKLRAKLSKGLYGENNQIPKPTVEEYKEIQSGHGHH, from the coding sequence ATGAGCACCAGCGTCAACAACGAGCGCAAAGCGCCGGCCGGCGAGCGCGTAGCGGACTGGGCGGACGGCCGCCTGGGCATCTACGGCCTGGCCAAGGCCAACATGCGCAAGATCTTCCCGGACCACTGGTCCTTCATGCTGGGTGAGATCTGCCTCTACAGCTTCATCATCATCATCCTCACGGGTGTGTACCTGACGCTGTTCTTCCACCCGAGCATGAACGAGGTCGTGTACCACGGCTCGTACGTGCCGATGCAGGGCGTCATGATGTCCGAGGCATTCGCCTCGACGCTCGACATCAGCTTCGACGTCCGCGGTGGCCTGCTGATCCGTCAGATCCACCACTGGGCAGCGCTGATCTTCGTCGCGGCCATGGTCGTGCACATGATGCGCGTCTTCTTCACCGGCGCGTTCCGCAAGCCGCGTGAGGTCAACTGGATCTTCGGCTTCCTGCTGCTGGTCCTCGGCATGTTCACCGGCTTCACCGGTTACTCGCTGCCGGACGACCTGCTCTCGGGTACCGGTGTCCGCTTCATGCAGGGCGCCATCCTGTCCGTCCCGGTCGTCGGCACGTACCTGTCGATGTTCCTGTTCGGCGGGGAGTTCCCGGGCGGCGACTTCGTCGCGCGGTTCTACTCGGTGCACATCCTGCTACTGCCCGGCATCATGATGGGCCTGCTCGTGGCCCACCTGATCCTGGTCTTCTACCACAAGCACACCCAGTTCGCGGGTCCCGGCAAGACGAACGACAACGTCGTCGGCATGCCGCTGCTGCCGGTCTACATGGCCAAGGCCGGAGGCTTCTTCTTCCTGGTCTTCGGTGTCATCGCGGCCGTCGCGGCCGTCGCCACGATCAACCCGATCTGGGCGCTCGGCCCGTACCGCCCGGACCACGTGTCCACCGGCGCGCAGCCCGACTGGTACATGGGTATGCCGGAAGGCCTGATCCGAGCCATGCCCGGCTGGGAGATCAACATGTGGGGCCACACGCTCGTCCTGGGCGTGTTCATCCCGCTGCTGCTCTTCCCGCTGGTGCTCGGCGCGATCGCCGTCTGGCCGTTCATCGAGTCCTGGGTCACCGGGGACAAGCGCGAGCACCACATCCTGGACCGCCCGCGCAACGTCCCGACCCGTACGGCCTTCGGTGTCGCCTGGATCGCGGAGTACATCGTGCTCCTCATCGGCGGTGGCAACGACATGTTCGCCCAGTACTTCCACCTGTCGATCAACTCGATCACCTGGTTCGTCCGGATCGGCTTCTTCGTCGTCCCGGTCCTCGCCTTCATCGTCACCAAGCGGATCTGCCTCGGCCTCCAGCGCCGGGACCACGACAAGGTGCTGCACGGTCGCGAGACCGGCATCATCAAGCGTCTGCCGCACGGTGAGTTCGTCGAGGTCCACGAGCCGCTCCCGGCGGGCCAGCTGCACAAGCTCACCGCGCACGAGCAGTACAAGCCGTACGAGATCGGCCCGACGGTCGACGAGAACGGTGTCGAGCGCAAGGTGAAGGCCACCGAGAAGCTGCGCGCGAAGCTCAGCAAGGGCCTCTACGGCGAGAACAACCAGATTCCGAAGCCCACGGTGGAGGAATACAAGGAGATCCAGTCCGGCCACGGCCACCACTGA
- a CDS encoding cysteine desulfurase/sulfurtransferase TusA family protein: MPYFDVASAAPLHPVARQALQASLDEGWADPARLYREGRRARLLLDAAREAAAEAVGCRADELVFTPSGTHAVHTGVAGVLAGRRRIGSHLVVSAVEHSSVLHAAEAHGARGGTVTEVPVDRWGAVTPAAYAQALVPESALACLQSANHEVGTVQPVAEVAEVCGAAGVPLLVDAAQSLGWGPVEGAWSVLAASAHKWGGPPGVGLLAVRKGVRFSPQNPADERESGRSPGFANLPAIVAAAASLRAVRAEADAEAARLRVLVDRIRRRVVRLVPDVEVVGDPERRLPHLVTFSCLYVDGETLLHELDRAGFSVSSGSSCTSSTLTPSHVLRAMGVLSEGNVRVSLPPGTPAEEVNAFLEVLPRAVADVRERLGVSEPPAVAPVADSLELDALGLRCPQPVIELARAIVTVPVGGTVTVVSDDEVARLDIPAWCAMRGHTYVGETPREVGSAYTVRRAT; encoded by the coding sequence ATGCCGTACTTCGACGTCGCGTCCGCCGCTCCCCTGCACCCCGTGGCCCGCCAGGCGCTGCAGGCCTCCCTGGACGAGGGCTGGGCCGATCCGGCCCGGCTCTACCGGGAGGGAAGGCGCGCCCGGCTGTTGCTGGACGCGGCGCGGGAGGCCGCCGCGGAGGCGGTGGGATGCCGGGCCGACGAGCTCGTGTTCACTCCTTCGGGGACGCACGCGGTTCACACGGGGGTGGCGGGGGTCCTCGCGGGGCGCCGGCGCATCGGAAGTCATCTGGTCGTATCGGCGGTCGAACACAGTTCTGTATTGCACGCGGCCGAGGCGCACGGGGCGCGCGGCGGGACGGTGACCGAGGTCCCGGTGGACCGGTGGGGCGCGGTGACGCCCGCCGCCTACGCGCAGGCGCTCGTCCCGGAGAGCGCCCTCGCCTGCCTCCAGTCGGCCAACCACGAGGTGGGCACGGTCCAGCCGGTGGCGGAGGTGGCCGAGGTCTGCGGGGCGGCCGGGGTGCCGCTGCTGGTGGACGCGGCCCAGTCGCTGGGCTGGGGGCCGGTGGAGGGCGCCTGGTCCGTACTGGCCGCGAGTGCGCACAAGTGGGGCGGCCCGCCCGGGGTCGGCCTGCTGGCGGTCCGCAAGGGGGTGCGCTTCTCCCCCCAAAACCCCGCGGACGAGCGGGAGTCGGGCCGCTCCCCCGGTTTCGCGAACCTGCCCGCGATCGTGGCCGCGGCGGCTTCCCTGCGGGCCGTACGGGCCGAGGCGGACGCGGAGGCCGCCCGGCTGCGGGTCCTCGTGGACCGCATCCGGCGGCGGGTGGTGCGGCTGGTCCCGGACGTGGAGGTGGTGGGCGATCCGGAGCGGCGGCTGCCGCACCTGGTCACCTTCTCCTGCCTGTACGTCGACGGGGAGACGCTGCTGCACGAGCTGGACCGGGCCGGCTTCTCGGTCTCCTCCGGCTCCTCGTGCACGAGCTCCACGCTGACCCCCAGTCACGTGCTGCGGGCGATGGGCGTGCTGTCGGAGGGGAACGTACGGGTGTCCCTGCCGCCGGGGACCCCGGCGGAGGAGGTCAACGCGTTCCTGGAGGTGCTGCCGCGCGCGGTGGCGGACGTACGGGAACGCCTCGGTGTGTCGGAGCCCCCTGCGGTGGCGCCGGTGGCGGACTCCCTGGAGCTCGACGCGCTCGGGCTGCGGTGCCCCCAGCCGGTGATCGAACTGGCCCGGGCCATCGTGACGGTCCCGGTGGGCGGGACCGTCACGGTCGTCTCCGACGACGAGGTGGCCCGGCTGGACATCCCGGCGTGGTGCGCGATGCGGGGGCACACCTACGTGGGCGAGACCCCGCGCGAGGTCGGCTCCGCCTACACGGTCCGCCGCGCCACCTGA
- the ctaE gene encoding aa3-type cytochrome oxidase subunit III produces MSVVATATTVDTGHAHPTVNRPNLVSVGTIIWLSSELMFFAALFAMYFTLRSVMGPEFWTEQASALNLPFSATNTTILVLSSLTCQLGVFAAERGDVKKLRTWFIITFVMGAIFIGGQVFEYTELVKHEGLSLSSDPYGSVFYLTTGFHGLHVTGGLIAFLLVLGRTYAAKRFTHEQATSAIVVSYYWHFVDVVWIGLFATIYLIK; encoded by the coding sequence ATGTCGGTCGTGGCGACAGCAACGACAGTAGATACCGGGCACGCGCACCCGACGGTCAACCGGCCGAACCTCGTCAGCGTCGGAACCATCATCTGGTTGAGTTCCGAGCTGATGTTCTTCGCGGCCCTCTTCGCGATGTACTTCACCCTGCGATCCGTGATGGGTCCCGAGTTCTGGACAGAGCAGGCCTCGGCCCTGAATCTGCCCTTCTCGGCGACGAACACGACGATCCTGGTGCTTTCCTCGCTCACCTGCCAGCTCGGCGTATTCGCCGCCGAGCGCGGTGACGTGAAGAAGCTCCGGACGTGGTTCATCATCACGTTCGTCATGGGTGCGATCTTCATTGGCGGCCAGGTGTTCGAGTACACCGAGCTGGTCAAGCATGAGGGCCTGTCCCTCTCGTCAGACCCCTACGGCTCGGTGTTCTACCTGACCACCGGCTTCCACGGTCTGCACGTGACGGGCGGTCTCATCGCCTTCCTGCTGGTCCTCGGCCGGACGTACGCGGCCAAGAGGTTCACCCACGAACAGGCCACGTCGGCCATCGTCGTGTCCTACTACTGGCACTTCGTCGACGTCGTCTGGATCGGCCTCTTCGCGACGATCTACCTGATCAAGTAG
- a CDS encoding cytochrome c oxidase subunit 4, with protein sequence MKIQGKMFLWLSFFILIMAVVYGVWSKEPVGTTALFLAFGLSVMIGYYLAFTAKRVDEMAQDNLEADVADEAGELGFFSPHSWQPLSLGIGGALAFMGVIFGWWLMYFSAPIIMIGLWGWVYEYYRGENQNQ encoded by the coding sequence GTGAAGATCCAGGGCAAGATGTTCCTCTGGCTCTCCTTCTTCATCCTGATCATGGCCGTCGTGTACGGCGTGTGGTCGAAGGAGCCCGTCGGTACCACCGCGCTCTTCCTGGCCTTCGGCCTGAGCGTCATGATCGGCTACTACCTGGCCTTCACGGCCAAGCGCGTCGACGAGATGGCCCAGGACAACCTGGAGGCCGACGTCGCCGACGAGGCGGGCGAGCTGGGGTTCTTCTCCCCGCACAGCTGGCAGCCGCTCTCGCTCGGCATCGGCGGTGCGCTCGCGTTCATGGGCGTCATCTTCGGCTGGTGGCTCATGTACTTCTCGGCCCCGATCATCATGATCGGCCTGTGGGGCTGGGTGTACGAGTACTACCGCGGTGAGAACCAGAACCAGTAG
- the qcrA gene encoding cytochrome bc1 complex Rieske iron-sulfur subunit has translation MSSQEIPEDKHLPSEQGDAHHGVAVADDPFADPGLPVHKPRIQDIDERAAKRSERTVAMLFTLSMLATIAFIASYVIFPVDKIVYIFPIGKVSALNFSLGMTLGVALFCIGAGAVHWARTLMSDVEVAAERHEIAAPPEVKAQVLQDFADGANESGIGRRPLIRNTLLGAMAMVPLAGVMLLRDLGPLPEDKLRKTVWAKGKLLINDNTNEPLRPEDVYVGSLTFARPEGLEEEQHDFQVQIAKAALMIVRIQPDDIKDKKELEWSHDGIVAYSKICTHVGCPISLYEQQTHHVLCPCHQSTFDLSDGARVIFGPAGHALPQLRIGVNDEGFLEALGDFEEPVGPAFWERG, from the coding sequence ATGAGTAGCCAAGAGATTCCCGAAGACAAGCACCTGCCGAGTGAGCAGGGCGACGCCCACCACGGCGTAGCGGTCGCGGACGACCCGTTCGCCGACCCGGGCCTGCCGGTCCACAAGCCGCGCATCCAGGACATCGACGAGCGGGCGGCGAAGCGCTCCGAGCGCACCGTCGCGATGCTCTTCACGCTGTCGATGCTGGCGACGATCGCCTTCATCGCGTCCTACGTGATCTTCCCGGTCGACAAGATCGTCTACATCTTCCCCATCGGGAAGGTCAGCGCGCTCAACTTCTCCCTGGGCATGACCCTGGGCGTGGCCCTCTTCTGCATCGGCGCGGGCGCGGTCCACTGGGCCCGCACCCTGATGTCCGACGTCGAGGTCGCCGCCGAGCGCCACGAGATCGCCGCTCCGCCGGAGGTCAAGGCGCAGGTCCTGCAGGACTTCGCCGACGGCGCGAACGAGTCCGGCATCGGTCGCCGGCCCCTGATCCGCAACACGCTGCTGGGCGCGATGGCCATGGTGCCGCTCGCCGGCGTCATGCTGCTGCGCGACCTGGGCCCGCTGCCCGAGGACAAGCTGCGCAAGACCGTGTGGGCCAAGGGCAAGCTGCTCATCAACGACAACACGAACGAGCCGCTGCGTCCCGAGGACGTGTACGTCGGGTCGCTGACCTTCGCCAGGCCGGAAGGCCTGGAGGAGGAGCAGCACGACTTCCAGGTCCAGATCGCCAAGGCCGCCCTGATGATCGTCCGTATCCAGCCGGACGACATCAAGGACAAGAAGGAACTGGAGTGGTCCCACGACGGGATCGTGGCCTACTCCAAGATCTGCACCCACGTCGGCTGCCCGATCAGCCTGTACGAGCAGCAGACGCACCACGTGCTCTGCCCGTGCCACCAGTCCACCTTCGACCTCTCCGACGGCGCCCGTGTCATCTTCGGCCCGGCCGGTCACGCGCTTCCGCAGCTGCGGATCGGCGTGAATGACGAAGGCTTCCTCGAAGCGCTCGGCGACTTCGAAGAGCCCGTCGGTCCTGCATTCTGGGAGCGCGGATGA